CCAGTGCGGGTCTCCTGAACACCCCACCCGGGGAGGCGTGTCCGTTCGCGGACGCGGGACCTCTTCCCCCGTGAGGAATCCAGCTTGCTTGGATGGATTCCGAGCGGGCTGGAGCTTGGTAGCGTGCGCGCATGCCTCCCACCGCGCTCGCCCTCGGCGCCCTGCTGCTCGCCGCCGCGCCCCCGCCGCCCCCGGCTCCCGGAAACCCTCCCTCGGCGGGCGCCGCCGCCGCGCGGAAGCCGGGCGCCGCCCGGTGCTCGGCCAGCGGCCTCTCGTCCGAGCCGGCTCCGGCCCAGCCTCCGTTGCCCCCGCTGGTGGAGTCGATGCGCCGCCGCATCGTCGCCGCCGCGGTGGCCTGTGACTACGTGGCCCTGGCGGTACTCGCCCGCGAGAATGGATCGCGGTTCAGCTTCTCCACCTACTCCATCTCCAGCGACGACCCGGCCGCCTTCTGGCGGAAACGCGAGTCGTATGGAGAACCGGTGCTCGCGCGGCTGGTGAAGGTGCTCCAGCTTCCCCATGCCCAGCGAGAGGACAGGTACATCTGGCCGGCGCTGTCCCTCCACCCGGCCGTCACGCCTGAAGACGTGAAGGTGATAGGCCAGCTGTTCCCGGCGGACGAGCTCGCCGCGGTGCTTGCCGATCCGCACGCTTCCAAGGATTACCAGGGCACCCTCCTGGTGATCCTCGCCAACGGGGACTGGCTGGAGGGGGAGCGCGGCCGGTGGTCCGAATACCCGTGGAGCAAGGAGAAGCGCCCATGAGGAAGACAGCGGCGGCGGTGCTGTGGGCGGTGTTGGCGTTTCCGGCCTGGGCCCAGGCTCCCGCGCTGCCTCGCGAGGCGGATGCGGACGTCGATGGGGACGCGAAGCCCGAGCGCATCGTCCTCGAGGGGACGCGCGACTTCGTGCTCCGCGCCGGCGGCGCCGAGGCCCGGTCGAGTGTGACGGGGCGTGTGCTGGGGCTGGAGCTGCTGGACCTCGACGAGCCGAGTACGGGCAAGGAGGTGCTGGTCCACGCGGAGAGCCCGGAGCGGAGTCCCGAAGTGCAGCTCTTCCGCTGGAAGGGGGGAGCGCTCGAGCGGGTTCCCCTCCCACCGGGCAAGCCCCAGGCTTCTGGTAGCGGCATTGTCCTCTTCGACGTGCCCATGGGCTTCTGGTCCCGGCGGGACAAGTACACGTACGACGCCGACAAGCCCGGCTTCTCCGAGGTGCCGCAGGGGCTGTACTTCATCCACGGTGAGCGCAACGTGTTTCTGCCGCGCGAGACGCCGCTGGTGAGCGAGCCCGGGGGAGTGCTCCTGCTGCCGCTTCCCGCCCATACGAACCCCCAGCTCATCGCCTTCGCGCCTGATCCGGGGGCGCGCCGGGAATCAGCGAGCTCGGGCTGGTATCTGGTCGAGGTCGACCGCCTGGTGGGGTGGGTTCGGGGTGATGCGCTGACCCTGAACAAACCCGAGAACCGGGTCGACATGTGGCTCGACCGGGACACCTCCCTCTACGACGTGTATTCGGACACGGACCTGGATGGTGACGGTCTGGGTGACTCGGTGAGCCTGGAGCGGCCAGAGGGCACTTCGCCGGGAGCGCTCCTCATCGGCAACCACCGGGTGAAGCTCCCGGCGCATCCCGACACGAAGCTTCAGGGCGTCGACCTCGACTTCACGGACAAGTACCGGGAGGTCTTCCTTCAAGGGAAGGAGGAGTCGCGCCTGGTGCGCTTCGAGGGCGGGGCGCCACGGGTGGTGGCGCTCCCCGAATGCGACGAGTACTTCTTCCGCGGCGACAACGCGCTGATGTGCGTGGGCCGGGAGTACCAGGAGCACAAGGGAGGGACGGTCCAGCGCAATCGCTACTTCGTCTTCGACACGAAGCAGGAGACCTTCCGCGAGCGTCCCCAGTCGCTCTACACGCACTACGTGCCGGAGTTGGACGTGAAGAAGACCTTCCCCTTGCTGCGGTCGCGGGAGCCGAAGGCGCCGGTGGTCGCGAGGCTGGCGGCGGACAGCACCATCGAGGTGCTGGTGAAGAGCGCCTCCGACGGGCACGGGAGGAATTGGTTCCTCGTGCGTTCGCAGACGGGGTTGCTCGGCTGGGCAGAGGTGGACACGGTCTTCAAGAACGTCTCCCCCCGCAGGGACGACTTCGAGCCGTAGCGCCGCCGGACGAAGGAGAAGGCCCAGGCTCTCACTCCTGCCGCGCTCATGGTGGGTGGCAGACGGGGGCGGCCCCTGTACTCGCCCGCGCGGAACGCGTGGCTACCCACGGCTTCCCCAGTGTCGCCAGCAGCTCCCGGAGTGCCGCGGTGCTGCTGCACACCAGGCAGGTGCTCCTGATGAGCGGCAGCGAGCCGGGGGGCGCTCCGGCCGCGATGGGGAGCAACTGGTCCGATTGTCGGACCAGTCGGCACGCCGCGCGGCCGGAAGGCGCCCCGTGCTTTGCTGGGGCTTAGAGCCCCAGCACCCGGACGGCCGTGGGGCGGGTGCCGCTGGAGCCATCGCCCAGTTGGCCCTTGGCGCTCGAGCCAAAACTCCAGACGGAGCCGTCCTGCTTGAGCATCACCGAGTGGTAGTAGCCGGCGGACACGGCGGATACGCCCGTTTGCACTTGCACGGGGGTGGAGCGCTCCCAGTTGTTGGAGCCGTCGCCCAGCTGGCCGTAGAAATTGTGGCCCCAGGCCCAGAGGGAGCCATCCTGCTTGATGGCCAGTGTATGCGAGTTGCCCGCGGCCACGGCGGCGGCGCTCGTGAGCACCTGCACGGGAGCAGGGCGTCGAGTGGCGGTGCCGTCGCCCAGGTTGCTGCTGGAGTTGTCCCCCCAGGCCCAGAGGGTGCCGTCCTGCTTGATCGCCAGGGAGTGCCAGTCGCCCGCGGCCACGGCGGCGACGCCCGTGAGCACCTGCACGGGGGAGTTTCGTTGAGCGGTGGCGCCGTCGCCCAATTGGCCTCTGGAGTGATCGCCCCAGGTCCAGAGGGTGCCATCCTGCTTGAGCGCCAGCGTGTGGCCGAAGCCGGCGGCCATGGAGGCAACGCCCGTGAGCACCTGGATGGGGGTGGTGCGTCGAGTGGTGGTGCCGTCGCCCAGGTTGCCGTAGGAGTTGGAGCCCCAGGCCCAGAGGGTGCCGTCTTGCTTGAGCGCCAGCGTGTGGCCGCTGCCCGTGGCCACGGCGGCGACGCCCGTGAGCACCTGGATGGGGGTGGTGCGGTGGGTGGTGGAGCCGTCACCCACCTGGCCGCCGAAGTTGGAGCCCCAGGCCCAGAGGGTGCCGTCCTGCTTGAGCGCCACCGTGTGGCCAGCTCCCGCGGACACGGCGGACACGCCCGTGAGCACCTGCACGGGGGTGTTGCGTTGAGTGGTGGAGCCGTCACCCACCTGGCCGTTGGAGTTGTCGCCCCAGGCCCAGAGGGTGCCGTCCTGCTTGAGCGCCAGCGTGTGGTTGTCGCCCGCGGCCACGGCGGAGGCGTGGGTGAGGAGCTGCACGGGGGTGCTGCGGGAGCCACTGAAGCCGTCGCCGAGCTGGCCATTGGAGTTGGAGCCCCAGGCCCAGAGGGTGCCGTCCTGCTTGAGCACCACCGTGTGGTCGCTGCCCGCGGCCACCAGGGACACGCCCGTGAGCACCCGCAGGGGGGTGTTGCGCTCGGTGGTGGAGCCGTCGCCCAGCTGGCTATTGGAGTTGGAGCCCCAGGTCCAGAGGGAGCCGTCCTGCTTGAGCGCCAGCGAGTGGGCTCCGCCCGCGGTCACGGCGGCGACGCCCGTGAGCACCTGCACGGGGGTGGGGCGGGAGGTGGAGGAGCCGTCGCCCACCTGGCCCCAGCCGTTGCCGCCCCAGGCCCAGAGGGAGCCGTCCTGCTTGAGCGCCAGCGAGTGGGCCCCGCCCGCGGCCATGGCGGACACGCCCGTGAGCACCTGCACGGGGCTGCTGCGCTGGAGGGTGGAGCCGTCACCCACCTGGCCGCTGGAGTTGGAGCCCCAGGCCCAGAGGGTGCCGTCCTGCTTGAGCGCCAAGGTGTGGTAGCCGCCCGAGGCCACGGCGGCGACGCCCGTGAGCACCTGCACGGGGGCGTTGCGTTGCGTGGTGGAGCCGTCACCCACCTGGCCGTTGGAGTTGTCGCCCCAGGCCCAGAGGGAGCCATCCTGTTTGAGCGCCAGCGTGTGGTAGCCGCCCGCGGCCACGGCGGCGACGCCCGTGAGCACCTGCACGGGGAAGCTGACGCCGCTGTCGGTGGCGCCGTAGCCCATCTGGCCCTGGTAGTTGGCGCCCCAGGTCCAGAGGGTGCCGTCCTGCTTGAGCGCCACCGTGTGGCGGTCGCCCGCGGCCACGGCGGAGACGCTCGTGAGCACCTGCACGGGGGCGTTGCGTTGGGTGCTGGAGCGGTCGCCCACCTGGCCGTGGAGGTTGGCGCCCCAGGCCCAGAGGGTGCCGTTCTGCTTGAGCGCCAGCGTGTGGTAGCCGCCCGCGACCAGCTTGACGATCGGGCTGGCACACGCCGGGCTCACCGAGACGGAGAAGGAGTGGGAGGCGGAGAGGCCCAGGGCATTGGTGACCGTGAGGGTCACGCCGGGCGTGGTGCCCGAGGGGACGCAAGCGGGAGCCGTCCACACCACCTCGCTGGAGTCGGCGGTGGTGGTGGGCGTGCCGGGGGTGCCCGTGGTGGCGGCCCAGGAGAAGCTCAGCGCGCTGCCCTGCGGGTCCACCGCCTTCACCCGGAAGGTGACGGTGCCACCGGCGGAGGCGGAGGCCACCGACTGGAACGTCTCGACGACCTCGGGCGGGAAGAGGGCCGTCTTCCGAGGGCCCACGCACAGGGAGAGGGTGCCTGTCGTCTGGCCTCCCATGGGCTTGCCGTCGCGCGAGTCGGTGACGGTGACGGTGAGGTCGCAGTTGTTGCACGTGCTGCCGCCGGGCAGGGCGGTGGCGGTGAATTGCGCGGTGGCGGAGGTGGCGTTGCTCCAGGAGCCAGGGCAGGAGGCCGCCCAGCGGTAGGCCAGGGTGTCGCCATCGTTGTCGGACGCGGTGGCGGAGACGGTGGTGGACTCATTCACCTCGAGGGCGGTGGCGGTGGCGGTGAGGTTGCCCACCTGGGGCCAGGTGTTGAGCGAGGCGTTGACGGTGGCGTCCCCCTTGCCGGAGGTGACGTTGACGTGGAAGGTCACCTTGCCCTGCAGGCCCTTGGCGTCCGTCACCGTGAGCGTCAGGGGAACGGTGGCGGCGGAAGCGGGAGCCGTCCAGGTGGTGGAGAGGTTGGCGGGCTGGGCGAAGGTGCCCGAGGGCGCGCTCCAGGCATAGGTGAGGGTGTCGCCCGGGTTGGCATCCGACGCGGAGGCGTTGAGCGTCACCATTCCGCCGGGCTCGACGGTGCCGGGAGCGGCGGACAGCGCGGTGATGACGGGGGCGGCGTTGGCGAAGGG
The sequence above is drawn from the Archangium gephyra genome and encodes:
- a CDS encoding PKD domain-containing protein, yielding MTRMTKHVWLYLTATLLALVAGCGAPSLEEEDTTGSAQLVGTTAQAITASDVTRVRVTVSAADMPSRTSELVKTNNQWSGLLGKLPAGTGRTFSAEAYNSAGTKLYAGEATGVTILAKLTTAVSITLQEVSPAAPFANAAPVITALSAAPGTVEPGGMVTLNASASDANPGDTLTYAWSAPSGTFAQPANLSTTWTAPASAATVPLTLTVTDAKGLQGKVTFHVNVTSGKGDATVNASLNTWPQVGNLTATATALEVNESTTVSATASDNDGDTLAYRWAASCPGSWSNATSATAQFTATALPGGSTCNNCDLTVTVTDSRDGKPMGGQTTGTLSLCVGPRKTALFPPEVVETFQSVASASAGGTVTFRVKAVDPQGSALSFSWAATTGTPGTPTTTADSSEVVWTAPACVPSGTTPGVTLTVTNALGLSASHSFSVSVSPACASPIVKLVAGGYHTLALKQNGTLWAWGANLHGQVGDRSSTQRNAPVQVLTSVSAVAAGDRHTVALKQDGTLWTWGANYQGQMGYGATDSGVSFPVQVLTGVAAVAAGGYHTLALKQDGSLWAWGDNSNGQVGDGSTTQRNAPVQVLTGVAAVASGGYHTLALKQDGTLWAWGSNSSGQVGDGSTLQRSSPVQVLTGVSAMAAGGAHSLALKQDGSLWAWGGNGWGQVGDGSSTSRPTPVQVLTGVAAVTAGGAHSLALKQDGSLWTWGSNSNSQLGDGSTTERNTPLRVLTGVSLVAAGSDHTVVLKQDGTLWAWGSNSNGQLGDGFSGSRSTPVQLLTHASAVAAGDNHTLALKQDGTLWAWGDNSNGQVGDGSTTQRNTPVQVLTGVSAVSAGAGHTVALKQDGTLWAWGSNFGGQVGDGSTTHRTTPIQVLTGVAAVATGSGHTLALKQDGTLWAWGSNSYGNLGDGTTTRRTTPIQVLTGVASMAAGFGHTLALKQDGTLWTWGDHSRGQLGDGATAQRNSPVQVLTGVAAVAAGDWHSLAIKQDGTLWAWGDNSSSNLGDGTATRRPAPVQVLTSAAAVAAGNSHTLAIKQDGSLWAWGHNFYGQLGDGSNNWERSTPVQVQTGVSAVSAGYYHSVMLKQDGSVWSFGSSAKGQLGDGSSGTRPTAVRVLGL